A stretch of the Neodiprion lecontei isolate iyNeoLeco1 chromosome 4, iyNeoLeco1.1, whole genome shotgun sequence genome encodes the following:
- the LOC107224215 gene encoding protein ITPRID2 isoform X1 → MDPENIGTEAIVRVTHWLRGIWEMKRRASPVQQWVDSIPSYEKAKPPFDQGTGSKQTPGNLQPENTAEAHSFLKKKHQRKSDMTASAPITIPNSPAITMTGPLSSVPHNRLVRDLSLQSDSSHCSSVESLLEWRKADPEAILLSLGFGYNNSPQESGSMPRIPKRFLQPSKLKGIVINDFLKQQQEDSESLDTASLGYRGLTGSPYVAPSEIVQKIMERLREHESHENDSYTNTNSSSSELFGSMQQEGRLSVLSPDNRQYLERPRSKSPDMRNKRMIIGEKSFAFGKHGDLIEMKSLDITEETNFDGDTNDFQSKSTDPVDNFDEDIHELGQSLEHIAQTVDAVIDIEKSRKMSARKLAKQLSFDEDNLKYGQHIMDTEGEFALHCERLSKDQSDSLATVVSKWSDSNETTTDGNESINQDHHGDQKANPISRRASDSLCEMQKRYLVPPGEERRLSDSTIHSKSEKRRPVDKKPSLKRQANVTDVDPIVCENLGDRIMEYEMHSEESSTLDKYGLKSVNTWDSNSGEGNCDAEHESGTSKDAEKWKVCCSEKADLCCKNDELDQICEHEETSIKCCCHANSTNCWRKMSEIMKKKQKVKDMVAKSKQEMDELREMINSVMSVTMKPGC, encoded by the exons ATGGATCCAG AAAACATCGGAACTGAGGCCATAGTTCGAGTGACACATTGGCTGCGTGGTATTTGGGAAATGAAACGGCGGGCCAGTCCGGTTCAACAATGGGTTGACTCTATTCCGTCCTACGAGAAAGCAAAACCTCCATTTGACCAGGGAACTGGCAGTAAGCAAACACCAGGCAATTTACAACCAGAAAATACTGCAGAGGCACATTCGTTCCTTAAGAAAAAACATCAACGAAAATCAGATATGACCGCCTCGGCGCCTATCACTATTCCTAACTCTCCGGCCATCACAATGACTGGCCCACTCAG CTCTGTTCCACACAACAGACTCGTCAGGGATCTCAGTCTTCAATCTGACAGCAGCCATTGCAGCAGCGTTGAGAGTCTTTTGGAATGGCGAAAGGCTGATCCAGAAGCGATTCTGCTGAGTCTTGGCTTTGGGTACAATAACAGTCCTCAGGAGAGCGGGTCAATGCCTAGAATACCAAAGAGATTTTTGCAGCCTTCTAAGTTGAAGGGAATTGTTATAAATGATTTCCTCAAACAGCAGCAAGAGGACAGCGAATCACTCGACACCGCGTCTCTGGGATATAGAGGACTCACTG GCTCCCCGTACGTAGCTCCATCGGAGATTGTACAAAAGATTATGGAACGCCTACGAGAACACGAGAGTCACGAAAATGATTCTTACACCAATAcaaacagcagcagcagcgagcTCTTTGGTTCCATGCAACAGGAGGGCCGATTATCTGTTCTTTCACCAGATAATAGGCAATACCTTGAGCGACCAAGATCGAAGAGTCCTGATATGCGTAACAAACGGATGATCATAG GTGAAAAATCATTCGCATTTGGAAAACATGGAGACTTAATAGAAATGAAGTCATTGGACATCACTGAAGAAACCAATTTCGATGGAGACACCAATGACTTTCAAAGCAAGTCGACAGATCCTGTTGACAATTTTGACGAAGATATACATGAATTAGGTCAAAGTCTTGAACATATCGCACAAACTGTTGATGCAGTGAttgacattgaaaaatctagaaaaatGTCTGCGAGAAAACTGGCAAAACAATTATCATTCGACGAGGACAACTTGAAGTATGGGCAACACATAATGGATACGGAAGGAGAGTTTGCGTTACATTGTGAGAGACTGAGCAAAGATCAGAGCGATTCGTTAGCGACGGTCGTCTCGAAGTGGTCTGACAGTAATGAGACCACCACCGACGGAAACGAATCGATTAATCAGGATCACCACGGTGACCAGAAGGCAAATCCGATATCACGGCGAGCAAGCGATAGCCTATGTGAAATGCAAAAGAGATATCTTGTACCACCAGGTGAGGAGAGAAGGCTAAGCGACAGTACAATACACAGTAAATCAGAAAAAAGAAGACCGGTTGATAAAAAACCAAGCCTAAAGCGACAAGCTAACGTGACCGATGTTGATCCAATAGTATGTGAAAACTTAGGAGATCGTATTATGGAATATGAAATGCACAGTGAAGAATCCAGCACGCTGGATAAATATGGTTTAAAATCTGTAAATACCTGGGATTCTAATTCTGGCGAAGGGAACTGCGATGCAGAACATGAATCAGGTACGAGTAAAGATGCGGAAAAGTGGAAAGTTTGCTGCTCTGAGAAGGCTGATCTATGTTGTAAAAACGATGAACTGGATCAGATCTGTGAACACGAGGAAACGTCAATAAAATGCTGTTGTCACGCTAACAGTACAAATTGCTGgcgaaaaatgtcggaaataatgaagaagaaaCAGAAAGTGAAAGATATGGTAGCTAAAAGTAAACAAGAAATGGACGAGCTTCGAGAAATGATTAACAGCGTAATGTCAGTGACAATGAAACCCGGATGTTGA
- the LOC107224215 gene encoding protein ITPRID2 isoform X2: MKRRASPVQQWVDSIPSYEKAKPPFDQGTGSKQTPGNLQPENTAEAHSFLKKKHQRKSDMTASAPITIPNSPAITMTGPLSSVPHNRLVRDLSLQSDSSHCSSVESLLEWRKADPEAILLSLGFGYNNSPQESGSMPRIPKRFLQPSKLKGIVINDFLKQQQEDSESLDTASLGYRGLTGSPYVAPSEIVQKIMERLREHESHENDSYTNTNSSSSELFGSMQQEGRLSVLSPDNRQYLERPRSKSPDMRNKRMIIGEKSFAFGKHGDLIEMKSLDITEETNFDGDTNDFQSKSTDPVDNFDEDIHELGQSLEHIAQTVDAVIDIEKSRKMSARKLAKQLSFDEDNLKYGQHIMDTEGEFALHCERLSKDQSDSLATVVSKWSDSNETTTDGNESINQDHHGDQKANPISRRASDSLCEMQKRYLVPPGEERRLSDSTIHSKSEKRRPVDKKPSLKRQANVTDVDPIVCENLGDRIMEYEMHSEESSTLDKYGLKSVNTWDSNSGEGNCDAEHESGTSKDAEKWKVCCSEKADLCCKNDELDQICEHEETSIKCCCHANSTNCWRKMSEIMKKKQKVKDMVAKSKQEMDELREMINSVMSVTMKPGC; this comes from the exons ATGAAACGGCGGGCCAGTCCGGTTCAACAATGGGTTGACTCTATTCCGTCCTACGAGAAAGCAAAACCTCCATTTGACCAGGGAACTGGCAGTAAGCAAACACCAGGCAATTTACAACCAGAAAATACTGCAGAGGCACATTCGTTCCTTAAGAAAAAACATCAACGAAAATCAGATATGACCGCCTCGGCGCCTATCACTATTCCTAACTCTCCGGCCATCACAATGACTGGCCCACTCAG CTCTGTTCCACACAACAGACTCGTCAGGGATCTCAGTCTTCAATCTGACAGCAGCCATTGCAGCAGCGTTGAGAGTCTTTTGGAATGGCGAAAGGCTGATCCAGAAGCGATTCTGCTGAGTCTTGGCTTTGGGTACAATAACAGTCCTCAGGAGAGCGGGTCAATGCCTAGAATACCAAAGAGATTTTTGCAGCCTTCTAAGTTGAAGGGAATTGTTATAAATGATTTCCTCAAACAGCAGCAAGAGGACAGCGAATCACTCGACACCGCGTCTCTGGGATATAGAGGACTCACTG GCTCCCCGTACGTAGCTCCATCGGAGATTGTACAAAAGATTATGGAACGCCTACGAGAACACGAGAGTCACGAAAATGATTCTTACACCAATAcaaacagcagcagcagcgagcTCTTTGGTTCCATGCAACAGGAGGGCCGATTATCTGTTCTTTCACCAGATAATAGGCAATACCTTGAGCGACCAAGATCGAAGAGTCCTGATATGCGTAACAAACGGATGATCATAG GTGAAAAATCATTCGCATTTGGAAAACATGGAGACTTAATAGAAATGAAGTCATTGGACATCACTGAAGAAACCAATTTCGATGGAGACACCAATGACTTTCAAAGCAAGTCGACAGATCCTGTTGACAATTTTGACGAAGATATACATGAATTAGGTCAAAGTCTTGAACATATCGCACAAACTGTTGATGCAGTGAttgacattgaaaaatctagaaaaatGTCTGCGAGAAAACTGGCAAAACAATTATCATTCGACGAGGACAACTTGAAGTATGGGCAACACATAATGGATACGGAAGGAGAGTTTGCGTTACATTGTGAGAGACTGAGCAAAGATCAGAGCGATTCGTTAGCGACGGTCGTCTCGAAGTGGTCTGACAGTAATGAGACCACCACCGACGGAAACGAATCGATTAATCAGGATCACCACGGTGACCAGAAGGCAAATCCGATATCACGGCGAGCAAGCGATAGCCTATGTGAAATGCAAAAGAGATATCTTGTACCACCAGGTGAGGAGAGAAGGCTAAGCGACAGTACAATACACAGTAAATCAGAAAAAAGAAGACCGGTTGATAAAAAACCAAGCCTAAAGCGACAAGCTAACGTGACCGATGTTGATCCAATAGTATGTGAAAACTTAGGAGATCGTATTATGGAATATGAAATGCACAGTGAAGAATCCAGCACGCTGGATAAATATGGTTTAAAATCTGTAAATACCTGGGATTCTAATTCTGGCGAAGGGAACTGCGATGCAGAACATGAATCAGGTACGAGTAAAGATGCGGAAAAGTGGAAAGTTTGCTGCTCTGAGAAGGCTGATCTATGTTGTAAAAACGATGAACTGGATCAGATCTGTGAACACGAGGAAACGTCAATAAAATGCTGTTGTCACGCTAACAGTACAAATTGCTGgcgaaaaatgtcggaaataatgaagaagaaaCAGAAAGTGAAAGATATGGTAGCTAAAAGTAAACAAGAAATGGACGAGCTTCGAGAAATGATTAACAGCGTAATGTCAGTGACAATGAAACCCGGATGTTGA
- the LOC107224200 gene encoding uncharacterized protein LOC107224200 has translation MGETKKKDQPTKRRRQLCGLGKSSSDSEIARGKGKERWPFPQSLTVDELARYRRRRVQGRPKDSLCRAEGSLGNLITEYRRAFRASSEDIWKERAAAGFVPDSLNHHDDPSLLTERAIIKAEERSKEPACNPEVADAQEVMEMKTESSRFVPHLNAPGRPPLLRRGTSLKHEGKFIADTEQSCYVAHEGVHRAELARRPTSLKMEGDMSMMSENCEKFIEWLNVSRPELARLPTHLRLEGDFETSTENHEKYVPFVGARRPEILRQSANLKMEGESRHIPEYKDVFRNHNLSGKRSLKKPETHLTTEGNFYNTTETSEQFVNPRSVGEANLNGEENRKLDTDDEDDVEDLTNTDKIERFAADMNESKGPPLEIPEYRDAFKDFPRERPRLMKPDDEIGRSDGSKISSSSPTRAKFSTKIDMDPEYKSKYLDFSKDSPVYRKPPLALRPSGRNSGLIDSVERTARNSGSGNRSSRPRNDARDENFRQKLFEATTEVRSQYVPYGNIPRVESVKMPAHLQLEGSIDLQPEYRNAYCTQRNHHLPMGEPRMHRRRERSSSESRRRDNYWTNNNNTENFGRPNPGDDQDAFQILQTRVHEDSLVGKPPSGSRRGSLGLQRPTTHVEATDPSVLRRRSPSPTYRLHVCNVDDEPRGFGRNRHPGPGVVPAKVLPSENESIIYNPKSQRPYSPSFGREDPKSFVVLQDNDSAQANRDPVTSRGRSRATWKPNIDEIPGNVLGRELIGGSSRTPKSWMRPWYDNAGN, from the exons ATGGGCGAGACCAAGAAAAAGGATCAGCCCACCAAAag ACGACGGCAGCTCTGCGGGTTGGGCAAGTCTTCCTCCGACTCTGAGATAGCGCGAGGCAAAGGCAAAGAGCGATGGCCATTCCCACAGAGTCTGACGGTGGACGAGCTCGCTCGTTATCGCCGAAGACGGGTCCAGGGTCGGCCCAAAGACAGCCTCTGCAGGGCGGAAGGCTCCCTCGGGAATCTCATCACCGAGTATCGCAGGGCGTTCCGTGCTAGTAGCGAGGACATCTGGAAG GAGCGTGCCGCCGCGGGATTTGTTCCTGATTCACTCAATCATCACGATGATCCGAGTCTCCTGACGGAACGAGCGATAATCAAGGCGGAAGAAAGGAGCAAGGAACCGGCGTGCAATCCGGAGGTTGCTGACGCTCAAGAAGTTATGGAAATGAAAACTGAAAGTTCGCGATTTGTACCTCATTTGAACGCTCCAGGTCGGCCACCGCTTTTACGGAG GGGCACTAGTCTGAAACACGAGGGAAAATTCATCGCCGACACGGAACAGTCGTGCTACGTTGCCCACGAGGGTGTTCACCGCGCGGAATTGGCGCGGCGACCGACGTCCCTGAAGATGGAAGGTGACATGAGTATGATGTCGGAGAATTGCGAGAAATTCATCGAATGGCTCAACGTGAGTCGCCCGGAACTGGCCAGACTTCCGACTCATCTCAGGCTGGAGGGTGACTTCGAAACTTCGACCGAAAACCACGAGAAATACGTGCCGTTCGTCGGTGCGAGAAGACCAGAAATACTCAGGCAGAGCGCAAACTTGAAAATGGAGGGAGAGTCTCGCCACATTCCGGAATACAAGGACGTATTCAGGAATCACAATCTGAGCg GGAAACGTTCTTTGAAGAAACCGGAAACGCATCTGACGACCGAGggtaatttttacaatacgACCGAGACGTCGGAACAATTCGTCAACCCGCGATCAGTCGGCGAGGCGAATTTGAACGGCGAAGAAAACCGAAAGCTAGACACGGATGACGAAGATGACGTGGAGGATTTGACCAATACGGACAAGATTGAACGCTTTGCCGCGGATATGAACGAATCGAAAGGACCGCCTCTCGAGATTCCGGAGTACAGGGATGCCTTCAAG GATTTCCCAAGAGAGCGTCCGAGGCTGATGAAGCCTGACGACGAGATCGGTAGATCGGACGGTTCTAAGATATCGTCGTCGTCACCGACGCGTGCGAAATTCAGCACGAAAATCGACATGGACCCCGAGTACAAGTCCAAGTATTTAGACTTCTCCAAGGACTCGCCGGTTTACCGGAAACCGCCGTTAGCGTTGCGGCCCTCGGGTAGAAACAGCGGTCTGATCGACAGCGTTGAGAGAACAGCGCGGAATTCGGGTAGCGGAAACCGATCGTCGAGACCGCGGAACGACGCAAG AGATGAGAATTTCCGCCAAAAGTTGTTCGAGGCTACGACCGAAGTGCGGTCGCAGTACGTTCCGTACGGAAATATTCCGCGGGTCGAGTCGGTCAAAATGCCGGCCCACTTGCAGCTCGAGGGTAGCATCGACTTGCAGCCCGAGTATCGGAACGCCTACTGCACCCAAAGGAATCACCACTTGCCGATGGGAGAGCCCAGGATGCATCGCAGACGCGAAAGAAGCTCCAGCGAGTCGAGGCGTAGGGACAATTATTGGACCAACAATAACAACACCGAGAATTTCGGCCGTCCGAATCCCGGAGACGACCAAGACGCCTTCCAGATATTGCAGACGAGGGTCCATGAGGACAGCCTCGTTGGAAAACCACCGTCTGGCAGTCGGAG AGGATCGTTGGGCCTGCAGCGTCCGACGACGCACGTTGAAGCGACGGATCCGTCGGTCCTGCGACGACGCTCGCCAAGTCCTACGTACCGGCTGCACGTCTGTAACGTGGACGACGAGCCGCGTGGTTTTGGCCGTAACAGACATCCAGGTCCTGGAGTAGTTCCAGCGAAGGTTTTACCGTCAGAGAATGAAAGTATAATCTACAACCCTAAGAGTCAGAGGCCTTACTCGCCGAGCTTTGGGAGGGAGGATCCCAAGTCTTTCGTTGTCCTGCAGGACAACGATTCGGCACAGGCGAACCGCGACCCGGTTACTTCTCGCGGGCGAAGTCGCGCCACTTGGAAACCGAACATTGATGAAATTCCTGGAAATGTATTGGGCAGGGAATTAATCGGAGGCAGCAGTAGGACGCCTAAAAGCTGGATGCGCCCCTGGTACGACAACGCTGGCAACTGA
- the LOC107224203 gene encoding epimerase family protein SDR39U1 translates to MTVNHIVIGGGTGFIGTALVNAFKQRGFCPIIISRMPGPFRMSWHDLERDGLPKNTTAVVNVAGQNILDPTQRWTPGFKQNIWNSRVETTKLLARAVTACPPKVFVTISGVAYYPPDEKEYNEESICNKYDFLSELCHEWEDAAKLPKDLNVRQAIIRSGVVLGRTGGMIKQIFIPFYVGLGGPIGSGKQPMPWIHIDDIANIFVNVVENDNVSGIFNGVAPQVVTNKEFTDAFASALWRPAKIPVPEFALALAFNRERAKIMTEGQKVIPKRVLESGFKYKYPTIDLACNDIAKW, encoded by the exons ATGACTGTGAATCACATTGTGATAG GTGGTGGAACGGGGTTCATAGGAACCGCATTGGTCAATGCTTTTAAACAGCGAGGCTTCTGTCCAATTATAATATCTCGTATGCCAGGACCGTTTCGCATGTCTTGG cATGATCTTGAGCGTGATGGTCTACCAAAGAATACGACTGCAGTGGTGAATGTTGCAGGACAGAATATACTTGATCCAACCCAAAGGTGGACTCCTGGATTCAAGCAAAATATATGGAACAGCAGAGTTGAAACTACGAAGTTACTGGCTCGGGCCGTCACTGCCTGTCCTCCCAAAGTCTTTGTCACAATATCTGGCGTCGCTTATTATCCACCCGACGAAAAGGAATACAACGAAGAAAGCATCTGCAACAAGTACGATTTTTTATCAG AACTCTGTCACGAGTGGGAAGACGCGGCTAAACTGCCAAAGGACCTAAACGTGCGACAGGCCATAATTCGATCAGGTGTCGTGCTCGGTAGAACGGGAGGAATGATCAAACAGATATTTATCCCGTTTTATGTAGGACTAGGTGGTCCCATTGGCAGTGGAAAGCAGCCCATGCCTTGGATACACATCGATGATATTGCTAACATTTTCGTAAATGTTGTGGAAAACGATAATGTATCCGGTATATTCAATGGAGTTGCGCCTCAG GTTGTGACCAACAAAGAATTCACAGACGCTTTCGCTTCTGCACTTTGGAGGCCGGCTAAAATCCCAGTTCCTGAATTTGCTCTAGCGCTTGCATTTAACAGAGAAAGGGCGAAG ATCATGACGGAAGGACAAAAAGTTATCCCAAAACGGGTCTTGGAGTCGGGATTCAAATACAAGTATCCAACGATCGATTTGGCCTGCAATGATATTGCAAAATGGTGA